The following are from one region of the Kwoniella dendrophila CBS 6074 chromosome 6, complete sequence genome:
- a CDS encoding prolyl aminopeptidase codes for MHSPYAPHKAFDEGYIQVSELYKLHDTQSGNPKGKPVEQRLTSHRHGGPGSGAGLKDTVFFDPEVFRVIVFSQRGAGKSLPSGEIRENTTCDLVEDIEKIREKLGIQKWLVFGGSWGSTLSLVYAESHPERVAGLILRGIYLADDAETQWFYQTQTKAYFPEEWEEFASIIAPEKRHNIIYAYNELLHYPDKAIREKAARQWTIYESSCYKLIQDPDYADRAGRDPTIWAKTVIEAHYFLHNSFFEDGFIISEAQISKIRHIPCYMVNGRYDVCCPPHTANKLRRAYGEQSKITWIPDAGHTAMEKGTMTELSKIRGVPMDDPAIVAEAQEIRRYDQWQEQNDSSGIFSFITTARLRKRMFHVFVPMLAVQLSGIALLTIYAVIIYQSLGLTTQKASLLLNSCLSIAYAVAALLSSYVVEKLGRRTCITYGSLVNTLGLACITGIAIGTENNRSNVANGFVVFFIVFITFSYWMLWTGPTTIYVNEIMPSHAREYGVAMANVVPIAIGIAIGQKLPLASANLGAKSYSILLAMSAFGTLLVWIFVKEPKGLSIERIDALFGEHDHVDEQEDQVQAQEVQYAEEIQHDQDEKKGSDVKHLEDLSHVRSA; via the exons ATGCACAGTCCATATGCTCCTCACAAAGCTTTCGATGAAGGATATATCCAGGTTTCGGAACTCTATAAGCTTCA TGATACTCAAAGTGGTAATCCCAAAGGGAAACCAG TTGAACAAAGACTAACATCTCACAGACACGGGGGTCCAGGAAGTGGTGCAGGTCTCAAAGATACCGTTTTCTTTGATCCTGAAGTATTCAGAGTTATCGTGTTTTCTCAGCGAGGTGCAGGCAAATCTTTGCC ATCCGGTGAAATACGCGAGAATACAACTTGTGATTTAG TTGAGGATATCGAGAAAATCAGAGAAAAGCTCGGTATACAGAAGTGGCTCGTATTTGGCGGTTCATG GGGATCAACTCTATCCCTCGTATATGCAGAATCACATCCCGAAAGGGTAGCTGGATTGATCTTACGTGGTATCTACCTAGCCGATGATGCCGAGACTCAGTGGTTCTATCAAACGCAGACAAAAG CCTATTTCCCAGAAGAATG GGAAGAGTTTGCGTCAATCATAGCTCCAGAGAAACGACATAACATTATTTACGCTTACAATGAATTATTACATTATCCTGATAAAGCGATAAGAGAAAAAGCTGCTAGACAATGGACGATTTACGAAAGTAGTTGCTATAAATTGATTCAGGATCCTGATTATGCTGACAGAGCTGGAAGAGATCCAACCATCTG GGCAAAAACCGTTATAGAAGCGCATTACTTCCTTCACAAC TCATTCTTTGAAGATGGATTCATCATTTCGGAAGCTCAAATCTCTAAAAT CCGACATATTCCATGTTACATGGTAAATGGCAGATATGATGTATGTTGTCCACCCCACACAGCAAACAAACTTCGAAGGGCGTATGGCGAGCAAAGTAAGATCACCTGGATACCAGATGCAGGTCATACAGCTATGGAAAAAGGAACCATGACAGAATTATCAAAG ATTCGTGGGGTACCGATGGATGACCCTGCGATAGTCGCTGAAGCACAAGAAATCAGACGATATGATCAATGGCAAGAACAAAACGATTCCAGCGgcattttctctttcattaCCACCGCACGTCTTCGAAAACGAATGTTTCACGTTTTTGTTCCCATGCTTGCTGTACAACTCAGTGGTATTGCGCTGTTGACC ATCTACGCCGTTATTATCTACCAAAGCTTGGGATTGACCACTCAAAAAGCATCACTGTTGCTGAACTCGTGTCTGTCAATTGCCTATGCTGTTGCAGCTCTCCTTTCATCTTACGTCGTCGAAAAGCTGGGTCGTCGAACGTGCATAACCTATGGCTCACTCGTTAACACCCTAGGTCTTGCTTGTATAACTGGTATCGCCATCGGTACCGAAAATAATAGATCGAATGTTGCCAACGGTTTTGTAGTCTTCTTCATTGTATTCATCACTTTCTCGTATTGGATGCTTTGGACAGGTCCTACCACTATATACGTCAACGAAATCATGCCCAGTCATGCGAGAGAATATGGTGTAGCCATGGCAAATGTTGTACCCATCGCGATCGGCATTGCAATCGGACAAAAATTGCCTCTAGCGTCAGCCAACCTTGGTGCCAAATCTTACTCGATATTACTGGCTATGTCCGCTTTTGGAACTCTTCTCGTCTGGATCTTCGTCAAGGAGCCCAAAGGTTTATCTATCGAGCGTATAGATGCCTTGTTTGGAGAGCACGATCATGTGGATGAGCaggaagatcaagttcaGGCCCAAGAGGTTCAATATGCCGAAGAGATACAACATGACCAAGACGAAAAGAAGGGGTCCGACGTAAAACATCTCGAAGATTTGAGTCACGTTAGATCGGCTTGA